A window of the Syntrophobacterales bacterium genome harbors these coding sequences:
- a CDS encoding acetyl-CoA decarbonylase/synthase complex subunit gamma, translated as MALTGIQIFKLLPKTNCKECGVPTCLAFAMNLAAGKAELSACPYISDEARAQLSEASAPPIRPITMGEGENKLTVGGETVLFRHEKTFVNKTGIGVMITDAMAEADVASRIKQFNSLKYEWIGLILRAEMIAIKNVSGDTAKFAALVKRVMDETEAIPVLMSDSVDALKAALAVSAQRRPIIYAATAQNFAEMAALAKEFKCPLTAKSDNLNSLSELTDKIVAADVKDIVLDSGARTVRKVFEDMVFLRRAALVQKNRSLGFSPIVFPGEMTDDPIKETVIAAMLVAKYAGMVILSDFQGESLFPLLVERLNLYTDPQRPMMMKQGIYPIGNPTEDSPVTITTNFALTYFIVSGEIEASRVPTWLLVMDTEGLSVLTAWAAGKFVGDAMGVFIKKCGILDKIKHKKIIIPGYVASVSGDLEEELGPDWEVKIGPREAAHLSAFLKLEIAG; from the coding sequence GGCGGAGCTGAGCGCGTGCCCCTACATCTCCGATGAAGCGAGAGCGCAGTTGTCTGAGGCGTCCGCGCCTCCCATCCGTCCCATTACGATGGGCGAAGGGGAAAACAAGCTGACGGTCGGCGGAGAAACCGTGCTGTTCCGTCATGAAAAAACCTTTGTGAACAAAACGGGCATTGGCGTGATGATTACCGACGCCATGGCCGAAGCCGATGTGGCCTCCCGGATCAAACAGTTTAATTCACTTAAATATGAATGGATTGGCCTGATCCTCCGCGCGGAAATGATCGCGATCAAGAATGTATCGGGCGATACGGCCAAGTTCGCAGCGCTGGTGAAACGGGTGATGGACGAGACGGAGGCCATTCCGGTGCTGATGAGCGACAGCGTCGATGCCCTGAAGGCGGCATTGGCGGTTTCCGCCCAGCGGCGGCCGATCATTTACGCAGCGACCGCACAGAATTTCGCGGAGATGGCTGCTCTTGCCAAGGAGTTCAAGTGCCCGCTGACTGCCAAATCCGACAACCTCAACAGCCTGTCGGAATTGACGGACAAGATAGTTGCGGCGGATGTGAAGGACATAGTTTTGGACAGCGGCGCCCGCACCGTCCGGAAAGTTTTCGAAGATATGGTATTTTTGCGCAGGGCCGCGCTCGTCCAGAAAAACCGTTCCCTCGGTTTTTCGCCGATCGTTTTTCCCGGCGAGATGACCGATGATCCGATAAAGGAGACGGTTATTGCAGCGATGCTGGTTGCCAAGTATGCCGGAATGGTAATCCTTTCCGACTTCCAGGGCGAGAGCCTCTTCCCGCTTCTGGTCGAACGGCTCAATCTCTATACCGATCCGCAGCGCCCGATGATGATGAAGCAGGGCATCTATCCCATCGGCAACCCGACCGAGGATTCCCCGGTCACCATCACCACCAATTTTGCTCTTACCTACTTTATCGTTTCCGGCGAGATCGAGGCCAGCCGCGTTCCGACCTGGCTGCTGGTTATGGATACAGAGGGTCTCTCGGTGCTTACCGCCTGGGCGGCAGGGAAGTTCGTCGGCGATGCAATGGGCGTATTTATCAAGAAATGCGGCATTCTGGACAAGATTAAACATAAAAAGATCATTATTCCCGGTTATGTCGCTTCCGTAAGCGGCGATCTGGAAGAGGAGCTGGGACCGGATTGGGAGGTAAAGATTGGTCCGCGCGAGGCCGCGCATCTTTCCGCCTTCTTGAAGCTGGAAATCGCCGGTTAA
- a CDS encoding dihydropteroate synthase — protein sequence MIRIGENLNIIGKVTGTAMKERDPEPIRQMAIDETKAGVDYIDINLGPARKDPAGMAEWIVKTVQEVTDLPLYIDTINPEAIEAGLKAYQNRKGKAVINSVMARPESYDVKMPLAKKYDAGIVALLWG from the coding sequence ATGATTCGCATTGGTGAGAATCTCAATATTATAGGCAAAGTAACAGGCACGGCAATGAAGGAGCGCGATCCAGAGCCGATTCGCCAGATGGCGATCGACGAGACTAAGGCCGGAGTCGATTACATCGATATCAATCTTGGACCGGCGAGAAAAGACCCCGCGGGGATGGCGGAGTGGATCGTGAAAACGGTTCAGGAAGTGACCGACCTTCCCCTGTACATTGACACCATCAACCCCGAGGCGATTGAAGCGGGATTGAAGGCTTATCAGAATAGAAAAGGCAAGGCCGTTATCAATTCGGTAATGGCCCGCCCGGAAAGCTACGATGTCAAAATGCCGCTGGCGAAGAAATATGACGCCGGGATAGTTGCTCTGCTCTGGGG